The following is a genomic window from Neodiprion virginianus isolate iyNeoVirg1 chromosome 1, iyNeoVirg1.1, whole genome shotgun sequence.
GACAGAGAGGCCGATGACACCTCAGATCTGTCCGACTGTTCCGCTCATTCCGACGAAGAAATTGAGGACGAACTACTCGAAGTTATCAACAACGTGATTCCAAAACCTCGAGGTAGTCCGGAAGAGTCCAGAGCTTCTGGTTTGGCGGAAGGTAAGGAAAGACTGGAAATTGAAACGCGGAGTGCAGATAATATCCGAAAGATTGGTCACGAAAATCTAACGACGAACACCGCAACCCATTTCCAAATCAACGAAGCTGGTGCCAACGGAATGACGAACGGACATAACGAACAGAAAACCGAGAGTCCATCGTCGGGGAGGTCGGATATCAAACTTGGTATTGAAGACATGCTCGTGTTCCATCTGAGGGACAAAAATACCTCGCAATCCGAGCAGAAAACTATGCGCCAGGATCAGTCGAGCGAGTTTATAGAGGCGGAAAAATCGTCGGGGAATATCGTAACGTGGGATGAAACGATCGGTGGTAGTGTAATAAAAAGTCCAGAACCAGCTTCTAGATTAAAGTCGAGCGCTTCGGTCGAAATTACGAGTCGAAACGGGACCCAAACAATCGTGGTGAACAGATCGTCGACTTCTTTTACAGAAAAGACTAATCCCGATGTGACAGGACCTCAGGTACTTGAATCGGTCTGCCGGTCCGACCAATCCAAGGATCAACAAGCCAAACGTCCATCCGTTATTACACGAGATAACGAGGTGGATAAGATGCCTCAAGACCAGCATGTTGACCTGGGGGATGATTTGTGCTCAAAAAGATGCCCAAGAACTCCGACATCATCTCCTCTCGAACAGAAAATCGGCGTCCCAGAAATTCAAACTCGTACCGACCTCCATTCGCTGGATGAAAAACTCGTATCCATCGAGACGAGGTTTGACACGAAACTTGGTTcgcttgaagaaaaattgagaagCCACGTTCCGGACCTCGAAAAGAAGCAAGACCCCAACGTAACGGAAGTCGGAAACGGAGTGGTCGAAGCGCGTTTCGCTTTCATAGAAAGCGGCAACGAGAATCATCGCACTGTGATAACCAAGGAGCACAGAGACGACCTGCAAAGTGAGTTTATTAAaccttttttcgtttcctttcGAAGTCAAGTATCGTTCACCGTTTCTCACTGCACGCTTTTGTAATCATCAGACGAGGATGGAGCTCAGCAGGAAAGCGAGTACACCGAGCATTACGACACAGCGACCCAGAGACACCTGGACAGTTTAAAGAGACCCGCAAAAGGTGGTAAAGATGACATCAAGGTAGTGGATATTCACGACGATGACGATATTCCACCGCCGATACCCTCGACTCCCCCGCCGATTGCCAGACTCAGGTATGATTCTAATGAGTTTGATTCACGTCAAGCCAGTTTTCTATTCGACACACTGTGCACACGGATGATTCACCGTCATGAATTTGAATCGAGATGTTATCTCTTTTGTTTCAATCGGAATGAAAGGTGTTCAACAAAGCGGCTGCGGCAGTATTTCAGTTATACCGACCACACGTCATGTGGTTCAACGTGTTGTCTTCgtgttttcgttttcgttcACTAATTTTATGCTGTTATGTATTTCAATCGCGCTTCCACCCTTCTTTTCCTCGCACGGTATCGTTGTTTTAATTCAAGATTTTGCTGTGCAGGCAGTGCCGCGAGGCTGCGGCGTTAGCCAACCTCGAGGTTGATCAACTCGAACCGGCCGAACGGAAAAGGGTCGAAGTTGACCTGTTTCTCGCCACCCCGCCTCGACCAGGTACTTAACCAGTTTAGATTCTCGCTCGATTTACCAATCGGCACACGTCGAGTCGCTGCTCATAAAGATGAGACGGAATATGTTATTAACGAGGCGAATTTTCACAGGCACGATAGCCGAGCGCGAGCACAAGAAGTGGGAAAATGCCGCACCGATAGAGAACAATCCTTACAGTGAGGAAAATATTCAGAAAAGATTGTGGCAACGGCAATACTCCCGGAAGGTTTCATCCGAATCTTCATCTGGGTGAGtgtgaacaaatttttttagtcattTCGTGTATTTTATGTCACCGTATCTTCGTACCATTGAGAATAACGCAAGTGGAATTTGTAGAGTAAACACCGAAATACCAAAGGTGGATGGAACCTCTATTCAAGTGGTCCTGGGCGCTGGTCAACCGGACGTTAAAAGGTAGCACACGAATCATGAAATGCTTAATCGAGTAAAGATAAAGATTGAAGAACCTTTTGCGAAATTATGAGAAGTAGATGAGAAAATTACCCCAAGTAAATGTGGAGGAAAGGAAGTGATCGGGTAAtgtgatttgattttttggaatGTGCAGGTACGGGAGAGACTACTATATCAACGAGGCAAAGAAAGCAAGTGGGGAGCGCGCTAGAAGATCGGCTATGTTGAATGCCGGAAGACCGAACAGCTCGTTATCCCAGAATTCCGGCTCGTTCGAAGGCGATATTGAACAGCAGGTGAGTTATGGACTTGAAAGATTCGAGGAGGCATCCCTGCGGGGCAGCCTTCATAGACGGAGCTTTCGAGGGCAGAATTCGAGTccccattttgtaaccaacCCTCTGCTCCACTTGCAAGTTGGCGAGGATTCGAAAGTTAGTCGAGTTGACGAGCTAAGCGACCCCTGCGTGTCCGATTCCGTAACAGACGAAGTACGAAATAGCGCGTCGTCGAGTGATCGAGGAAAAGATGCACCGATTAAAACGGTGCAACACAGAATAGTTGATCCCAGTAATGCGCACAATACCGAGTGCTCGTCTAACGAAGACTCAAATGTCACGGTAAGGAACGCAGTGTCCACAGATGCGGAatcaaaattgattaaaacCTTATCGGAGATCAAAAATCCGAAACCAAGTTCGAGCGAAAAGATACCGAGGGAACAAAACGATCGAATGGACTTCTCTGAGATGTCCTCTGAGAAATTAGCGAGCATTTCCGATTTAATGTCTGAGGGGATGAATCGCGAACTTCGAGTGTTGGACGGCAGAGGAAGATTGGTAGATATTGATACAGAGAACTTTGAAAGACTTTTCAAAACTGGAGATGCTGTCGAGAACTTTGCTGTTAATCCGTTGTATGATCTAGAAAACAATTTCCAACTGGCAAATCATAATCCACAATGTTCGAATTTTGTGGATCGAGATTCCGGAATGTATTCCATCGAATCGAACGAAGTGACGGAGACTGATAAGAGTGGGATTAGTAAAGACGAGAATGAAGAACCGCCGAAAAGATTGTCAGTTGACGAGTCGAAAAGGGGTAACGAAATCGTGACGTCCAACGGTAAGAGATACTCGAACTTTGGAAGCTTCAAGTTTCACACATTTGGTGGAATAAAGAGAAGACGCTTCAACTGGAACGACCTGGACGACGAATTCGCCGAAACGGATTCGGAAAACGAGGATATGGCCGAATACCCGGATAACATTTCGAACTTTGGCAGTATGAAGTGTCAAACTTTCGGCGGAATCAAGCAAAGAACAAATTTTGatgttaaaaatataacaaagtaCCGTAAAGTTAAATTGAGGCCAGCTCTCTCGTTCAGAGACGCTAAAGAAGCGAAGAAGCGACAGGAAACCACGTCCGAGAACGGAAAGGATATTCTGTACACCAATTTTGAGACTCGAAGAGATCCGAGCTACACAAAGTTCAGAAATGCAAAAGCGAACTCGAACGGCGAACGtgtcaagaagaagaaaccaTCGCATCACGTTAGCTCGAAAAGAGCAACAGCCGAACGGAACATCGGCGATGAAAACTTGATGGCGAGCTTTTTGAGAGATGCTCTGATGCGGCCAAAGTCGCGATTGTCGACCGACAACGAATCAATTTATTCTCTGGATACTGCAGCAGCAAGGAAATCGTCCCGTTATCGAGGATTGTCCAGCCGACCGATCAAACCTCGTTCAATTCGCGATGATACCAGTCTTAGATTAGAACCACCCGAGTCCCCGGAAGTTGTAGAAAAAAGCTTTGAAACGTTGGCCGGTTTACGGAGGAGTCGAAGTCTTAAGGACGATAGAAACAGTATTCTTAGAAGTAGCAGCGTGCGTAGAAAGATTTCCGAAGATATATCAATGTGGTGATGTATCGAAAGCACAAGATTTCAGGTGCTAATTAGTGAGAATGGAAACACTCATCTGCatacattataatatatttagaTAGGAAGAGGTAGTCGAAGTCTGATTAGGCACTTACTAGATTCATAGCGAACACGCGATTAATTGGGTCTCGGACGATATCAAGCGGAAATTACTGAGCACAGCAGCCATAAATGGAATTTGAGTAGTTTTATCGACCGTAGGAACAGGAACTTAGAAAATTGACGCAACGCGTTTTAATACACGCAATTAAATATAGCCTCAAGCATTTTTCATGTTTGATTTTTACACGTCCGCAACGCACGAAAGccagaaaacttttttgtcGTTAGAGTCTGAGCTGCCTTTCATCTGAACACTTTTTACAGcttattatacacacatatgcacacacacacatacgcacacacactGCAGTCACACATTGCATTCAACTGGAATGCTAACTCTATCAACTTGTATATACAATGCAACACacgcatacgtatatataatacatatacatacgcTATATGTATAGTTACACAGTTTTGAacttatcaaaaaataaatacgttttacggtttttcgtttctaaatttcattaattttttccctacGTAAGCACTGCACATGCATGAGATCCCCTTGTACAATGTACCTAAATGGTAAGTAAGTTCACCATGAGTTTCTATACGTTATTTCCGTCTTCGCTAACCCAGTAAAACTTTTTCTGACTAACACAGCCGGTGGTGACGATCTAACAAATCTCCTAATTTACACGAATGACTCGTGAATACTTTACTCGCACTACTTTCTAATCCTATTCAATATTACCTATCAATAATCACAGAATTTCTGCTTATCCTGTGCACACACATATAATGGGGGTCTTGTGCTAACTGATGTACCGTGATTCAAAATTGACTAATGCTGAAAGTTATTAGGTACCATGAAATTATAACTATAGTGCTTTGGCCTTGGTTTAtctattctattctataatataataaaatatttatctacAATCTGGAGACACTTGATGCTCCCGCTTATTAATGTTGTCGACGTATTGGTGAACAGTAAAATGACGCAATGTAATAATAGCCTTTGTTTTAAAGCGGGATTTGATTTGTTTTAGGATAAAATCGAGGACCAGGAACCAGAGCAGacctcaaattcggtaacGGAAGTTAAAACAAAAGCGATGACTTGGCAGCAGAATAACATTGATTCGAATAATTCTAACGTGGTATCACAGGGCAGACAGAGAGTTGAAACAACAATTCACTTGGGGATTGCTCCGAACAAGGTAGAGACCAATGACGTAGCGATAAAAAGATCAATTTCTGAAGTGGATAACTCTTTGAAAGAACAAAGTAATGAAGAGCTTTTGGAGAATGTCAGAAGGAACAGTAAGAATGAACTAAATGCGAAATTGAACAACAAGGAAGACTTGGAGAAATTGGCTGTTTCGCAAGTGAGAAGATCATTCGGCAGTGATCATcagaaatcgattaatcgcatTGACCTCAAGGCGTACGGATTCGAAAATGCAATAAAAACTAGCAGCAGTTCTACAACGAAACTGTCCGAGAAACGAGTAGTGAACAAGCTGGACTTGAAATCATACGGCTATGAGTCTGATTTGTACAGAAATCAATCTATCGGTCACATTGACGAGAAACTGAATAACGAGGTCCACGTAAAACCGAGAATTGTGAAGATGAAAACGAAATCAAATTTAACCGAACATCATGGGCAACGAGAGAGGTCCAAGAGTTCGCAAAACCTGGTAGAGTACGAAGCTTCGGGTGACTTTGATGTGTCGAAGAGTAgcgaaattttgaatgaagagaaaaacttGTCGGACGCGTTTGATGAATTCGGCGGAATGATTTCGGCCAAGTCTATGCCgaatgtaatgaaaatcgaacAGTATTCACAGAATTTGTCGGCGAAACGTAGGTACAACAATAAAGAGGATATCATTATCAGTCATTTTGGTACGAAGAAGGAAAGGTTGAAGGAGGAAGAACGATTGAGGCGAGAAATGATCAAGGCATCTTCGGCAAGCCATGGCTTATGGAAATCGGAGACTACGATTCTTACAGGTGGAAAGACTGGCTCGATAGATTTATCTTCGGACGATGAACTCGATGGCATAATTGTGAAAACGAAATCCACGGAGGTTTTGgcaaagaaagaaatattcgaaaatacTTCTGACGAGAATACTTCCGTCACCAGCAATATTAACGAAAATGATTTGCCGATGCCGTCTGTCCGCAGACTTGCTCAAGCTTTCGTCAGTTCACCGGCAGAAACACCAGCAGCTGCACCAAGGGTAAGAAAATTTGCGTAATGGACGTAGCGgaagattttatttaatttttaacaaaattgaaatttaccGCAGGTACTGAAGACGCATGGCGCTACAAAAAAGGAAAGACCCACGACTCCGGAAGTTCAGATAATAGAGACGCCAAGACAGATGCATAGTTTGACCGCAAGGTCACTTTCTCGAGAGTTCAGAGAAGGGTTGAGACAAATTCCTAACAAGATAACGTCCCCGCCAGTAAGTTATACGATCAGCGAACAATCGACGACTGTTCAAACCCACCGGGAAGTAGTTTCTTCCGAAGTTGATAGCTCTGGTGACGACGTTAAAATTATTGAACCTGGAAAGTTGaagaataatatcaaattttggGAACAACTGCAAAAGCAAAGTTAAAATTAACTTTGCACATCTGTGCCCTGTGCTGTGGAATAGCACATGATGGACGAGTTTGAGGAACAGAATCGTGACAATTTTGAGCATTTATTATCACACATCGGTATCGCATTTGCGATTGGTGCAAGACTACGGGACTGGATTTTTAATGACGAAGTAGAGGAAAGTTAAATCACGACAGAAATCGCATTCCGATCCGGAGTAAAATTCACCACTGTTGTTATGAAGAGGCTTTATTTGAACTCGCCCATCGAGATGCGTTGAAGTTTATAATATAGCTATATGTAcatgaattataaatattaagcATCTAAAGGTACGATAAATATCGGGACGGTGTACCATGATTACATTCTACCAAGTCCAGCTGCCATATTTGATTttaatgtaaaattgaaaaatattcttgtatAAGTTTTATCCGTTGTTTATTtagatttgaatattttcttccaCTCGTTATTTTGAGTTTGATATAAATTTGTTGTTGATATGTAAATGACGATGAAGTTTTGAATTAATGTGTATACGATTTTATCAGCAGATTATTCTCTAATTGACTCTAATTTAAAttcgaaaacgaaaatcaaacAAAGATTCTGCTGTCATTTTATACACTGCTTGTTTCTGTCCTTGTGTGATATATAAGGACACGTTAACGTGCGCTCCAAAAACAGAGGATGAaggggagaaagagagagaaaaaaataaggaaaaattgtgaattacCACGTATCATATATTCAATGGTGGACGGAAGTACTTCTATAGTTCAActttatttagaaaaatataacatgACCTTATTACATTGTGCCAAAGGACACGGAGTGTCGACATCCAAAGAAGGTATCTTAGGTaactcgtattaaaaaatcgatAGTAGCAtatcattcaaataaatgagATTGAGAAATTCGGTAATATGTATTTCACAATTTGTATGTGTacttatattaattattgcGAATCGTTGCATATTTTAGGATAATAAAACTGTATAAAATGTATCGATGCTTATGTTCTAAATGatatgtttgaattttcagtACAAAACATTCTTTTGAGATGCGAAAAGTAAAATATCACAAGTGTTCATGTCACAGAATAGAAGCAGCGAACATCATGACGAATACTGAATGTTGCAATTCTCAATATTAACATATTCCTCATTACTCATTCACATACATCAACTTATCTCTATTGGCaccatatttatacataaaataaaataatcttgGAATATTCGCTGTCGCATATAAGTAAATTGACTTTTTCCAACGGACAGTCTGACAGCAAATGCAGTAGAATGTGAATGTCTATACATAATCAGTAGTAAATTGATTTAACTTTGTGAAAAGGTATACTCTCTAAATTTTCGGCATGTTGTCTCCGGTAGTCCCATAAGAAATGATCGATCAAAATAGCATTGCAATCGGACTTTTTCAAGGCAAGATCAGGAGAAGCCTCAATTAAAGACTTAACTTCGTCTTTTACTTGTTCGATCACTTCAATTGAACAGCCACGAATCTCAACCTCTAAGGGACTGCCTGGTGGTAATACAGTGTCTGGAAACAAGGCAATGTGGTACAAGTCACAGTACGACTTCTGTTTATCCAAAATTAAACAACCAAACACCAGCAAAGCAGGAAAGTTTTTACTTtatagataaattattattctgatAGTGAATGATAATGCAAAGATTACTTACTCGACTGAAGAATCTCGAGGAGATATTTGCTGTATCGCATTGCCCCAAAGTGTACTAAAACTTGAGGCACTCTGTAGTCAGCAAACATTGTTATTTTATCAATATCGTGGAATTCGCCAAGTCCCTTTCCCCCGTAACAGGCCCAGATATCTCCGATCAGAATCTGGGCTCTTTTGTAAAACGACACTGGGACCAATCAATTTTAGTAGAATTATTAATACGATCAATGTCACTGACAGTTTGCATTCAAACTTACCTCTGTGTCCTTTGTAATCTGCCTCATCTCTGAAGCATTCAAAGTCCGTCACAATGAgcttcaacaatttttctgcCGAATTTTTGCAGGAGTATATACAGTTCACAAAAGATCCTGTAAGCCAATAAAGATAAGTAATGAACATCCCGTAATGAGGATCAAAATCTACTCATAAACAGAATCACAACAAGGTTCTCAAGCATTACATGTCGATTGCGACGTGTAAtgttaattcaaaaaattcaattacataCCATAATACTTCTTTGTTAGAACCCTTCCAATTTCGTGTAAACATTTTAATCGTTCCATAAACAAAGGTATTTTAGCACTTGCATTGTCTCCTTGCAAAATAAACTCTAAGTCCTCTTTCGTAATTGCAGAATAGAAGAAGGGCTCTGTTCGCAATTGGTTTTGCTAAAATCAAAGGAAATAAATTATGATCGGTGAAAGTCGGTTCATACGACACATCCTTCACATTGTGttgtaaaaacaaacaaaaaaagttttcctcgcactctcatttattttatcttcaaGCGACCTTCACGTCTACTCTGAAAACTTGTCAAAATCAAGAAATTATGATGTCAAGcttcattatattattttcataaaaatttaacaaatataCAAATGGCGGCTTCTCTTGCTTTTCGCTAATCTGCGTAGTTGATCTGTGCTTGTAAAATTGACACAAACAACCTCATCAAAATGTCTTGTCGAGACAAATCTGTTGCACTTGAGTTAATTGCATTGAAGAAACCAACGTAAGTAATACTTCGTAAAATAATAACTAGagtctgtttctttttttttgctaaaagATAGCTACTAGAAACTCAATAAAGTTAATAACCGCTACGCGAAAATAACTTTCCAACCTGTATTATATCGATACCAGTGCTATAAAACCAATTTTGGTCGGTACCAAAAAAGCAAGATATTCGTGCATTTTCTATTGTATTATTTTAGAGCTTTGGACGAACTTATTAACTCAATACCAAAGCCTAAAGGAGCAACACCAAACTTTGGTTTACCAAGATGGAAAGTTATGCCGTTAGAATCAAAAATTCCAATGATTCCTGGCCCCAAGGGATCTTACCACTTTACTCGAAACAAGATTGGAAGAAAGCTTTGGGTCGGTTCTGCGGATGCACAATTTGATTTAAGCGATCCATACAATTATGAAGCGGAGTGGATCTACGATCCGCTGCACGACGAACAcctaaagaaattttttttacggcCTATCAACATTAAGAGAATGATGAAGATCGGATTGGTAACAAAAAAACTTGATGCGAAATGTTCAGTTAAagattataatatgtatagaAAATACTTGAAGAAATTATACAATGACAGCATCAATCTAGAAATCAAACACAGGGCAAGTATGgatttagaaagaaaaactttgtACTTTACTGAGAAACTTGCTGAAAAAGACATTGAAAGGTAAAGCATTCAACTAAGAAATACATTAGGAAATGTAAAATGTTGCACAACTCAATggtgtttcaatattttagaATGAAGGCAAGAGAAAAAAGGATGGAAGCCACTAGTCTGTTGCTAGAAAAAAACAGactcgaagaagaagaaaagatgcagaaacaaaaagaaagacaaataaaaatcgaacAGAGGCTTAGAGatctcaaatttaaaaaaatacaggaTAAAAAAATGCGCATTCAGAAGGCTTGGGAAGAAGCGGAGATTTTGAGGCGAAAACATGAAGCAGCTGCATACATTGAGCGTCAAAAAATAGTCAAAACACTGAAACGATGGAGAGACAGTGAATGTCAACGTAAAACAGCTAgggtaaaaagaaaacttcaGGAGAAGCAAGCGAAGCAAACGGCTGTGGAAgaaaagtaatattttttcagcattGATATACATTTGCAGTGAGAGTTCTTTGAGATGTGACTCAGTAATTTTATCGTTTCATTCCAGATGGAGGCTGAGGCAAGAAATGCAACGAAAACaaatagaaagagaaaattttttacagcaTTGTTCAATTGAAGAACGTGCAATTAATATCAAGGCATATGACACCAAAGTCGACAGAGAACGGGCAAGAATGCAAAGTAAGTGTGTGAAAATGAACGTCATCGCCTAATTCTAATAATACTACATGAATAATTAATAGTAGTAAATTAATGTTTCCCAATAAGTACAAtaatagtattattatttacaggAATGGGGGAGCAGTATAAAATGTTTATGAAATGCTACGCAAGCAGGCATGTGGCTGGCCAAAGGGATGGAATGTGTTGCATAAAAAGGCATCGAAAGCATAAGGTAAGACGAACGAATAAGAAACTGAAAAGGTAATTAATATGGCATCTAATGTCTGTTTGAATCAGATGAATGGGAAGGACGTCATCAATTCATGTTCCGGTAAAACATATAAGCATAAGAATGAGAAGGTAATTAAATAACATATATAATTCTTGTACAAAACTTTACTTCGTGCtgatctgaaattttcatttgcatGAATGTAtctacgaaaataaatattttagcTGAATGAAGAAGTGAAAGTGCAtattaagaaaaaacaaaaaaaagggaaatgcaataaaaagaaacgaattttAGAACCATCGTCAGAGCCTGAACCTGAGGAAATATGCACAGGAACTAAAACACCATTTTTACGCATAAACGAGCAACCTGTATTGAAAGATAAATGTGAATGCGAGAAGGTCAAGGCAGAATGGCTTCAACGCCAACAGATCAGTatttaattttcgaattttcataccattctataaatatttaagCCATGTCTCGTGTAATGAACAAACTTGGGGAAACAGatagaataataatacatattgTTAATTGAGTTTTCATATAAAATTTGTGCTTATGATCATTCTGTAATATATATTAGTTCAAAAGAAATTCTAATTGAAGCAATTAGCAAAACGTTTGCAGACCATCTTTTTATATGGTaaatggattgaaattttattcattccaTTGAATGACTTGCGCTGAGTTTTACTGATATATCGATACAAGGGGTAGATACTGAGAAATTTTGTAGTGCTTACGGAAATAGCTCGTTTTAAAGCAGCGCAGAGAGCGAAGTACCCGGTATGTTTGGTTACTTCCCATTTTGTATCATCTCCTTCAGGCCAAAAACAGAAATTCAAGGTATCCAGTAAAAAAATCCAGTCTACTGTTCTCGGGTCATGTTTGCTCGGATGCAAATTGTGCTGAGAGAAATTGTCGATGTGTACGTCACGACTTTTTAACCCTCTGAGGACCTGTGCATTGATAGTAAAAcagtcttattgttagttgcAAAATAATTTGTCTGATGCTAAGTCGCTTATAGTAGAAAGGATTATTTCTGAGTCtaaaataaacgaatttcGGCATTTCATTTCCACTTTTGAGAAGTGTGAGGTTATTTCTGCGTACCCGCATTTATAAAATTCTCAGTTACATGAATCCAatcttgaaataatttgtgaaaGTAACATGCTCGTTTACAAATACAATACGATCAGTACTGTCAAACTGAGTGTCGAAatgaaccgtttgaaataagAGAAAACAGCTGAGCATATAAATGGAGTACAAGAATTAGTTTTACCCACTTCTTGCGCAATTCTCTGGATACCAGTCTTCTCGATGAAAACGTTTGTCGATAAACTAGCTATTAATTTAGCTGATTCCCGAGGATTCAAAGTCTTTTGAGTAGCCATTTGTGGTCGCTGCTAAAGGTTTAGAAATCAGGAATGTGATAACCGACAAGCCTCGTACAAATTCCTTCTTAGATTGACTCATCGTCAGACGACAGGGGCGACAGTTCGCCTTCATTGCTATAGTCACGTGATTGCCGGTTGCCAGGCAATCTCGAAAGATGTAAACAAACATGGCGgcatttgtgaaaatttgtcgcGACGACGTGCtcaatgtttttttatctGTTAATCATTATGTGTATAGAGTTTTTACCCTCGTTCCGCGTTTTTGGTGAGTGTAACGAAATCAGATGATGCAAAAGAAAATTAAGGTACGATTTTTTACTCTTGAAAGCAAAGATAAACGCGATATTTcgattttacgatatttttatgcatttgGACGATATGCGTTAAGTTTACAAGgttttatgaaaattggatATACGAAGGTCTAGATGTTCATATGCGGTTATTTCATCATCTCtgaattcatttaattttctttttttccttgaaaataacatttattcACTACCTAAGATTGCATGAGTtttattagaaaataaaatcccaGAAACAATGATTGTTTTCGGTGATTACAAATGCAAAGACCTTAGTataacatttataaatattaaacttatttatcaatcatagtgtaataaaataattcatacaaTATAAAGCAAAATAGCAATACATCTTGGGATAGTGAGTCATATAATCGTATAGCTTTATATGCATGCGTAATATACATAAGTACAGAGCCAAAGTTCCAAAGTGTCACATTACTTTATTTACTCAATAGTAACATTTACTAATACATAATTTAATTGATATAACTGTATTTCTTGTGTgttgatttcattttattatatttttgtttcttttttcttctttacatCCGGACATGCTTCACTTATTTAACGATACACTcgattgtaaatattatcCTAAATTCAATATTGATTCAATGTAGGCAACTATTATCTGTGTTTTGAGGGGCAGTGGCGAATATcgggatatttttttctctgcattcgtttttctttatttatttttttcgtcattttcacCACATTCATCGACCCGAATTCAATAACTTATGTA
Proteins encoded in this region:
- the LOC124305869 gene encoding uncharacterized protein LOC124305869 isoform X9 yields the protein MIPEFLEQMLTLIGGIVIAYFIYLFLKKKDDKPAADTPTMAHAALRDLVERAVEEARKLPGLGNPDAGRSTEPGDVADQTYEDLLATAILNKVIEKYQNERVDDNSNTVGAKRTSPNQKYITSEIEVGLDEGVEEGSSSLEPLSQDEYGSDCSAPPSKYSINRQEPLSLTIEEHIEEVTTTYTSDEEEREEAAANGLNFNNAHRVPFPEFGMDIIDLSQESSEELLDETSTPTHVDLVTPVESWEENWLFQKKKMQAQSEPVSMLVPNPSEDLKPLIGDREADDTSDLSDCSAHSDEEIEDELLEVINNVIPKPRGSPEESRASGLAEGKERLEIETRSADNIRKIGHENLTTNTATHFQINEAGANGMTNGHNEQKTESPSSGRSDIKLGIEDMLVFHLRDKNTSQSEQKTMRQDQSSEFIEAEKSSGNIVTWDETIGGSVIKSPEPASRLKSSASVEITSRNGTQTIVVNRSSTSFTEKTNPDVTGPQVLESVCRSDQSKDQQAKRPSVITRDNEVDKMPQDQHVDLGDDLCSKRCPRTPTSSPLEQKIGVPEIQTRTDLHSLDEKLVSIETRFDTKLGSLEEKLRSHVPDLEKKQDPNVTEVGNGVVEARFAFIESGNENHRTVITKEHRDDLQNEDGAQQESEYTEHYDTATQRHLDSLKRPAKGGKDDIKVVDIHDDDDIPPPIPSTPPPIARLRQCREAAALANLEVDQLEPAERKRVEVDLFLATPPRPGTIAEREHKKWENAAPIENNPYSEENIQKRLWQRQYSRKVSSESSSGVNTEIPKVDGTSIQVVLGAGQPDVKRYGRDYYINEAKKASGERARRSAMLNAGRPNSSLSQNSGSFEGDIEQQVSYGLERFEEASLRGSLHRRSFRGQNSSPHFVTNPLLHLQVGEDSKVSRVDELSDPCVSDSVTDEVRNSASSSDRGKDAPIKTVQHRIVDPSNAHNTECSSNEDSNVTVRNAVSTDAESKLIKTLSEIKNPKPSSSEKIPREQNDRMDFSEMSSEKLASISDLMSEGMNRELRVLDGRGRLVDIDTENFERLFKTGDAVENFAVNPLYDLENNFQLANHNPQCSNFVDRDSGMYSIESNEVTETDKSGISKDENEEPPKRLSVDESKRGNEIVTSNGKRYSNFGSFKFHTFGGIKRRRFNWNDLDDEFAETDSENEDMAEYPDNISNFGSMKCQTFGGIKQRTNFDVKNITKYRKVKLRPALSFRDAKEAKKRQETTSENGKDILYTNFETRRDPSYTKFRNAKANSNGERVKKKKPSHHVSSKRATAERNIGDENLMASFLRDALMRPKSRLSTDNESIYSLDTAAARKSSRYRGLSSRPIKPRSIRDDTSLRLEPPESPEVVEKSFETLAGLRRSRSLKDDRNSILRSSSVRRKISEDISMW